The DNA sequence GGTGTAGCTGACGCCCGGGGCGATCTCGTCGCTGAAGATCGCCGCGAAGATCAGGATCATGATGATCGGGAAGCCCATCGTGAACACGACGGACTCCCGGCTGCGCAGGAACTGGGTGATCTCCAGCCGGCCCTGGCGCAGCGCCAGCGCGCCCGCGCCGGTCCGCCGGGCCGGTGCGGCGGCGACCGGGGCCGCCGGCTTCGTCGTGGTGGTCATCAGTGTCCGATCATCCGCAGGTAGACGTCTTCCAGGGTCGGCCGGGTCACGGTCAGGCCGGGCACCTCGTTGCCGAAGCGCGCGGCCAGCTCCGCCACCAGCGCCGTCGGCGTCGCGGTCTGCGCCGACCCGGGCGTCCCGTCCGGGTTACGCCAGGAGACGGTCGCCAGCGCCTCCTGCCGGTCGCCCAGCCGGTTCGGCGGCGCGACCTCCACCACCCGACCGGCCGCGATCACTCCGACCCGGTCGGCGAGTGCCTCGGCCTCGTCCAGGTAGTGGGTGGTGAGCACGATGGTGGTGCCGGCGGCGGCCAGGTCCCGGATCAGCTCCCAGAACTCGCGTCGGGCCTCCGGGTCGAAGCCGGTGGTCGGCTCGTCGAGGAAGAGCAGCTCGGGGCGGCCGATGATGCCCAGCGCCACGTCGAGGCGGCGTTTCTGGCCGCCGGAGAGCGTGTGCGTGCGTGCCTTCGCCTTGGCGCCCAGCCCGACGCGCTCGACCACCTTGGCCGGGTCGTCGGCGTCCGGGTAGAAGGCGGAGAAGTGCCGGACCACCTCGCCGACGGTCAGCTCGTCGAACTCGCCGGTGCCCTGGAGCACGATGCCGACCCGGGACCGCCAGCCGGCGTCGGCGTGGGCCGGGTCGGTGCCGAGCACCCGCACCTCGCCGGCGTCGCGGTGCCGGTAGCCCTCCAGGATCTCGACGGTGGTGGTCTTGCCCGCGCCGTTCGGGCCGAGCAGGGCGAACACCTCGCCCCGGTGGACGTCCAGGTCAACCCCGGCCACCGCGACGTTGTCGCCGTACGTCTTGCGCAGTCCCCGTACGGAGATCGCGAGCTGCTGGTCCATGACTCAAGTGTGCGTCCTGCGGCGCCGGCCCCGGTGCCGGGGTTAGCTATATACGCGGGGTATACACCCGGTGTAGTCTCACCGCATGACCGTTCCCCTGACCCTGCTCGGCCTGCTGGAACGCGAGCCGAGCCACGGCTACGACCTGAAACGCGACTACGACACCTTCTTCGGGCGCGGCAAACCGCTGCCGTACGGGCAGGTCTACTCGACGCTGAGCCGGCTGGCCCGGGACGGCAAGGTGGTGGTCAGCGACGTCGCCCCCGGTGCCGGGCCGGACCGCAAGCGCTACGTCATCACCGACCGGGGCGCCACCGAGGTGGAGCACTGGCTGACCGAGCCGGTGGAACCGGAACCGCACCTCCAGACCGTGCTGTTCGCCAAGGTGGTGCTGGCGCTGATGCTGGACCGTCCGGCCGAGGCGTACCTGGACGCCCAGCGCGCCGCCCACCTGCACCGGATGCGTGAGCTGACCGAGGTCAAGCGCAGCGGCGGGCTGGTCGACGTGATGCTCGCCGACCACGGCCTCTACCACCTGGAGGCCGACCTGCGATGGATCGAGATGACCGGCGCGCGGCTGGACGCGCTGCGGAAGACGGTGCGGCGGTGACCGTGACGATCGAGGCCCGGGACGTCACGCTCTCGTTCGGCGAGACCCCCGCGCTGCGTGGCGCGAGCCTCGCCGTCGACGCCGGTGAGGTCGTCGCCGTGATGGGACCCAGCGGCTCCGGCAAGTCGACGCTGCTGCACTGCCTGGCCGGCATCCTGCCGCCCGACTCCGGCGAGGTCCGCTTCGACGGCAACCGGATCGACACGCTCGGCGAGGCGGAGCGCAGCGCGCTGCGCCGGGACCGCTTCGGGTTCGTCTTCCAGTTCGGTCAGCTCGTCCCCGAACTCACCGCCGCGGAGAACGTCGCGTTGCCGCTGCTGCTCGGCGGGGTGCGCCGCGCGCCGGCGCTGCGGGCCGCGCGCGACTGGTTCGAGCGGCTCGGGCTGGCCGGCCTGGAGCACCGGCGCTCCGGGGAGCTGTCCGGCGGGCAGGCGCAGCGGGTCGCGCTGGCCCGGGGCCTGGTCGCCCGCCCCCAGGTGCTCTTCGCCGACGAGCCCACCGGCGCGCTCGACTCGCTCACCGGCGAGGAGGTGATGGCCCTGCTTGTCGACACCGCGCGGGAGCAGGGCACCACTGTCGTCCTGGTCACCCACGAGCCGCGCGTCGCCGCGTACGCCGACCGCGAGGTCGTGGTGCGGGACGGGCGGATCAACGCCCCGGCAGGGGTCGGCTCGTGATCTCCCTCGCGCTCCGCCTCGCCGTCGCGGGCGGTCGGGAGGCGCTCGTCCGGTTGGTGATCGTCGCCGCCGCCGTCGCGATCGGCACCGGGCTGCTGCTCACCACCGTGGCCGGCGTGCACGCCACCAACGCCCAGCTCACCCGCTACGCCTCGATGTACCCGCAGGAGACGGCGGGGGGCGCCGCCGATCCGCTGCTCTGGTCCACCCGGTACGACTACTTCCACGGCACGCAGATCCTCCGCGTCGACGTCGCCGCCACCGGACCGACCTCGCCCACTCCGGTGGGTGTGCCGCGCGTCCCCGGCCCCGGCGAGTGGTACGCCTCCCCGGCGTTGCGGAAGCTGCTGGCCACCACCCCGGCCGACCAGCTCGCCGACCGCTACCCGGGCCGTGACCTCGGCGTCGTCGGTCCGGCGGCGCTCACCTCGCCGGACGCCCTGCTCGTCCTCGTCGGCGGCACCCCGGACCAGGTGGGCGCGTTGGCCGGGGTCCGGGAGGTCACCCGGCTGGACGGCAACGAGGCGCCGCTGCCGGAGACCGCGATCGACCTCATCCTCGGCGTGGTGGCGGGCGGGCTGCTCTTCCCCGTGCTCATCTTCATCGGCACCGCGACCCGGCTCGGCGCCGCCCGCCGGGAGCAACGCTTCGCGGCGATGCGCCTGGTCGGGGCCACCCCACGACAGATCTCGGTGGTCGCGGCCGTGGAAGCCACGCTCGCCGCGGCCGTCGGCGCCGCGGTCGGCTTCGTGCTGTTCCTCGCGTTCCGCCCGCAGCTCGCCGGGATCCCGTTCACCGGCATGCCGTACTTCCCCGACGACCTCGCCCTCGGCGTGCCGGACGTCCTGCTGGTGGCGCTCGGGGTGCCGGCGGGCGCGGCGGTCGCGGCCCGGGTCGCCCTGCGCCGGGTGCGGATCTCCCCGCTCGGCGTGACCCGGCGGGTGACGCCCCGGCCGCCGCGGGCGTACCGGCTGCTCCCGCTCGTGCTCGGGCTCGCCGGGCTGGGCCTCGCGTTGCTCTACCGGCCCGGCACCGCGGACGGCCAGACCGCGCTCTTCCTGCCCGCGCTGCTCCTGATCATGATCGGGCTGATCGCCGGTGGCCCCTGGTTGACCATGGTGGGGGCGCGGGCGATGGCGGCCCGGGCCAGCCGACCGGCGGCGCTGATCGCCGCCCGCCGGCTCGCGGACAACCCCGCCGCCGGCTTCCGGGCGGTCAGCGGCGTGATGCTCGCGCTCTTCGTCACGACCGTCGCGGTCGGCGTGATGGGGACGATCGCGGCCGAGCGCGGCCCGGCCCCTCGCGGTTCGCTGGAGGCCGGTCGGCTCTCCTTCTATCCGGGGGACGACGCAACGGTGCCCGCCATGCTGCTGAACGAACTGGCCGCGGTCCCCGGCGTGCGCGACCCGGTGGTCGTTCGGCAGAACCCGGTGCGCGCCCTCGGCCACGAGTCCGGCGTCATCGCCTGCACGGACATCCCACCCGCCTACGGGCGGTGCGCCGACGGGGTGACCGTCGCCGAGGTGGCATCGGGCCTGATCCCCTGGCGGGCGTCCGCCTCGGCGGACCGGATCTGGCCGGCGTCCACTGTCGACCCGGCCGCCCTCCCCGGGCTGCCGGCGGACTCCGTGGCGGTCGACGCGGACGGCCCGATCGCGGTCGAGCGGGCCCGGACGGTCATCGAACGCGCGATCCCCGCCTTCAGGGTGGCCCCGAACGTGCCCGGTGACTTCGAGTCCGACTTCGCCAACACGATGCGGGGCTGGCAGCGGTTGGCCGACGTGGTCGTGGTGGCCGGCCTCGTGCTCGCCGGATGCAGCCTGGCGGTCGGTGTGGCGGCCGGCCTCAGCGAGCGGAAGCGGCCGTTCAGCCTGCTGCGGCTCAGCGGCGCGCCGGTGCGGCTGCTGCGCCGGGTGGTGGCGCTGGAGAGCGTGGTGCCGATGCTGACCGTCGCCGCGGTCGCGGTCGGCATGGGCCTGATCGCCGCGCACCTGTTCCTACGCGCGCAGATGCACTACGACCTGCGCCTGCCCGGGCTCGGGTTCGCCGCCGTGGTGGCCGTCGGGCTGCTCGGCTGCCTGGCCGTCATCGCCGCCACGCTGCCACTGCTGGAACGCGTCACCGGCCCGCAGACCGCCCGCAGCGAATGACCCGACCGGTGGGCCGGCCACACCCGAGGGCCCGGCCGGCCCACCGCCGCGGACATCCAACTGTGTGGTTTTGCACAGCCTCTTTTACTGAACGGTAACTTAAACTCCGGCCATGGACGACGCGATGTCGGGACGCCTGCCGGAGCGGGACCGCCCGTGGGTGATGCGCACGTACGCCGGGCACTCCTCCGCCGCGGCCTCCAACGCCCTCTACCGCCGCAACCTGGCGAAGGGGCAGACCGGGTTGTCGGTCGCGTTCGACCTGCCCACCCAGACCGGCTACGACCCCGACCACGAGCTGGCCGCCGGCGAGGTGGGCCGGGTCGGCGTGCCGGTGGCGCACCTCGGCGACATGCGCGCGCTGGTCGAGGGCATCCCGCTGGCCGAGATGAACACCTCGATGACCATCAACGCGCCGGCGATGTGGATGCTCGCGCTCTACGGCACGGCCGCCGTCGAACAGGGTGCCGAGCTGCGCCGCTGCGCCGGCACCACGCAGAACGACATCATCAAGGAGTACCTGTCCCGGGGGACGTACATCTTCCCGCCGGCCGCCTCGCTGCGGCTGACCGCCGACGTCATCGCCTGGACGCTGCGGGAGATGCCGCGGTGGAACCCGGTCAACATCTGCTCGTACCACCTCCAGGAGGCCGGCGCGACGCCGGTGCAGGAGGTCGGCTTCGCGCTCGCCACCGCGGTCGCCGTGCTGGACACCGTGCGCGACTCCGGCCAGGTGCCGGCCGGGCGGATGGGCGACGTGGTGCAGCGGATCTCCTTCTTCGTCAACGCCGGGGTGCGCTTCGTCGAGGAGATCGCCAAGATGCGCGCGTTCGGCGCGCTCTGGGACGAGATCACCCGCGACCGCTACGGCGTGACCGAGGCGAAGCAGCGCCGTTTCCGCTACGGCGTGCAGGTCAACTCGCTGGGCCTGACCGAGGCGCAGCCGGAGAACAACATCCAACGCATCGTGCTGGAGATGCTCGGCGTCACGCTGTCCCGGGACGCCCGGGCCCGCGCCGTGCAGCTCCCCGCCTGGAACGAGGCGCTCGGCCTGCCCCGCCCGTGGGACCAGCAGTGGTCGCTGCGCATGCAGCAGGTGCTGGCGTACGAGTCGGACCTGCTCGAATACCCCGACCTGTTCGAGGGCTCGCACGTGATGACCGCGCTCGTCGACGACATCGTCAC is a window from the Micromonospora sp. DSM 45708 genome containing:
- a CDS encoding ABC transporter ATP-binding protein, with translation MDQQLAISVRGLRKTYGDNVAVAGVDLDVHRGEVFALLGPNGAGKTTTVEILEGYRHRDAGEVRVLGTDPAHADAGWRSRVGIVLQGTGEFDELTVGEVVRHFSAFYPDADDPAKVVERVGLGAKAKARTHTLSGGQKRRLDVALGIIGRPELLFLDEPTTGFDPEARREFWELIRDLAAAGTTIVLTTHYLDEAEALADRVGVIAAGRVVEVAPPNRLGDRQEALATVSWRNPDGTPGSAQTATPTALVAELAARFGNEVPGLTVTRPTLEDVYLRMIGH
- a CDS encoding PadR family transcriptional regulator, which produces MTVPLTLLGLLEREPSHGYDLKRDYDTFFGRGKPLPYGQVYSTLSRLARDGKVVVSDVAPGAGPDRKRYVITDRGATEVEHWLTEPVEPEPHLQTVLFAKVVLALMLDRPAEAYLDAQRAAHLHRMRELTEVKRSGGLVDVMLADHGLYHLEADLRWIEMTGARLDALRKTVRR
- a CDS encoding ABC transporter ATP-binding protein; the encoded protein is MTVTIEARDVTLSFGETPALRGASLAVDAGEVVAVMGPSGSGKSTLLHCLAGILPPDSGEVRFDGNRIDTLGEAERSALRRDRFGFVFQFGQLVPELTAAENVALPLLLGGVRRAPALRAARDWFERLGLAGLEHRRSGELSGGQAQRVALARGLVARPQVLFADEPTGALDSLTGEEVMALLVDTAREQGTTVVLVTHEPRVAAYADREVVVRDGRINAPAGVGS
- a CDS encoding FtsX-like permease family protein — protein: MISLALRLAVAGGREALVRLVIVAAAVAIGTGLLLTTVAGVHATNAQLTRYASMYPQETAGGAADPLLWSTRYDYFHGTQILRVDVAATGPTSPTPVGVPRVPGPGEWYASPALRKLLATTPADQLADRYPGRDLGVVGPAALTSPDALLVLVGGTPDQVGALAGVREVTRLDGNEAPLPETAIDLILGVVAGGLLFPVLIFIGTATRLGAARREQRFAAMRLVGATPRQISVVAAVEATLAAAVGAAVGFVLFLAFRPQLAGIPFTGMPYFPDDLALGVPDVLLVALGVPAGAAVAARVALRRVRISPLGVTRRVTPRPPRAYRLLPLVLGLAGLGLALLYRPGTADGQTALFLPALLLIMIGLIAGGPWLTMVGARAMAARASRPAALIAARRLADNPAAGFRAVSGVMLALFVTTVAVGVMGTIAAERGPAPRGSLEAGRLSFYPGDDATVPAMLLNELAAVPGVRDPVVVRQNPVRALGHESGVIACTDIPPAYGRCADGVTVAEVASGLIPWRASASADRIWPASTVDPAALPGLPADSVAVDADGPIAVERARTVIERAIPAFRVAPNVPGDFESDFANTMRGWQRLADVVVVAGLVLAGCSLAVGVAAGLSERKRPFSLLRLSGAPVRLLRRVVALESVVPMLTVAAVAVGMGLIAAHLFLRAQMHYDLRLPGLGFAAVVAVGLLGCLAVIAATLPLLERVTGPQTARSE
- a CDS encoding protein meaA — translated: MDDAMSGRLPERDRPWVMRTYAGHSSAAASNALYRRNLAKGQTGLSVAFDLPTQTGYDPDHELAAGEVGRVGVPVAHLGDMRALVEGIPLAEMNTSMTINAPAMWMLALYGTAAVEQGAELRRCAGTTQNDIIKEYLSRGTYIFPPAASLRLTADVIAWTLREMPRWNPVNICSYHLQEAGATPVQEVGFALATAVAVLDTVRDSGQVPAGRMGDVVQRISFFVNAGVRFVEEIAKMRAFGALWDEITRDRYGVTEAKQRRFRYGVQVNSLGLTEAQPENNIQRIVLEMLGVTLSRDARARAVQLPAWNEALGLPRPWDQQWSLRMQQVLAYESDLLEYPDLFEGSHVMTALVDDIVTGARVELEKVLEMGGVVTAVESGYLKSALVASLADRRRRMEAGTDVVIGVNRFTETEPSPLTAAGAEAIEQVDPAVEAAATAGVREWRAGRDAAAVDAALARLRADAANTANLMPATLACVAAGVTTGEWAGALRQVFGEYRAPTGLAGAAGAGGDANLAAVRERVAATARELGTGRLRLLVGKPGLDGHSNGAEQIAVRARDAGFEVVYQGIRLTAGQIVAAAVEEDVDLVGLSVLSGSHLAAVPAVLDGLRAAGRGDLPVVVGGIIPPADAEALRAAGVARVFTPKDFALTGIIDELVTVIRESVQGGESHPA